Sequence from the Euzebya rosea genome:
CACCGCCAGTCCACCCTGCCCGTCCTGCATGCGGCACTCCAGGGCCTCCACGACACGCTCGAGAGCGAGGAACGCCCCACCGCCGGCAACGAACGCAAGCAGTGGCACCCACGGCATGTCGGTGTCGAGCACACGGGGGGTCAACTCGACCCCGACGACCGCCAGCACGATGCCGGCGGCCAGGTGCAGCGCAATCGACAAAGACCGGGACGACGGGTGGGTCACCTCGGCCAGCAGCCCGCCGGCAGCATTGCCGGCTGCGGGCAACAACGCGTAGCCGAGGACGAGCAACAGTTCGGACATGAGCATTGACTGTACAGCACGATCTGTATAGTTGCGATCATCATGAAGTTTCACGCAACATCACGACTCGACGCGATGGCTACCCTCGGCCGCGCGCTGTCCGACCGGACCCGCTGTCGGCTCCTGATGGCACTCCTTGCCGGCCCGGGCTATCCGGCGCAGCTCGCCGCAGCCCTGGAGGTCTCACCACAGGTGGTCAGCAACCACTTGGCCTGCCTGCGAGGGTGCGGCCTGGTGGTGGCCACCTACGAGGGACGCCGGGTGCGCTACGAGTTGGTGGACGGGAACCTGGCCCACGCCCTCGGCGACCTCCTCGATGTCGTGCTGGCCATCGACGACACCGCCTCATGCGCCACCGAAATGGCTGTGACATGAGCCGGCGCCTGTGGAGCGCGGCCGGGGCACTCGGCGGACTGGCCCGGCTGGGCACCAGGTCGTCCGGCATCAGAGATGCCGACGGGGTGCAGCGACTCTACGACCGGCTCGCTGGTGTCTATGACCGGCTCGCTGCGCCCTACGACTTGATCGACGGGCGGAGGCTGCAGCGGCAGGCGATCGACGCGCTTGGGTTGCAGCCCGGGGACACCGTGGTCGACCTCGGCACAGGGACCGGGTGGAACCTGCCTCATCTCGCCGACCGCGTCGGCTCCGACGGTAGGGTCATCGGCGTCGACCTGTCGGAGCGCATGCTCGACCGGGCACGCCGACGCGTCGAGGAAGCCGCACATTCGGGCGTCGAGTTTGTGCATGCCGACCTTCGCACGTACGTTCCGCCCGCCGACACCACAGCAGTCATCGCTGCGTTCGCCCTGGAGATGGTCCCCGACCACGACGAGGCCATCCGGCGGTTGGTCGAGCACCTCGCGCCGGGGGTCCGGATTGCCTCGGTCGGGCTCCGCGAGCCCGCGGGGTGGCCGGAGTGGGCCGTCCGACTCGGATCGCTGCTCAACCGACCCTTCGGCGTGACGCCGGCCTACCGGGACATCGCCCCGTGGACCAGCATCCGTCAACACCTCAGTGACGCCACCATCACCACGAGCCACGCCGGGGCCGTCTACCTCGCCGAGGGCACCACACCCGGACGCAAGCCCACCTGACCGTTGGCCGGTTCCACGTCGACGGCATGGACAGACCTACCGAGGAACAGCTCGTCCGGATGGCCCTCGCCGACCTCGACGGGGTAGGAGATCCGTGTTGACCTGACGCAAGGGGCGTGGAGGGCTCCCACACGTCAGACCCTTGCCGGCCCGCGACCTCGACGGCCGCCACTTCGGCGATCGCGACGGCGGCCTCGGTCCGGCTACCAGGACGGAGGAGCGACCCGCGCTGCTGTTCGCGCTGGCCGTCAAATGCCGGTCGCCATCGAGTCCGCCGGACTCGTCTCGCATCAGACGGCCCCCGTGTCGTGGTCGGTATTGGCGAGCTCTCAGCCGCGTCCTACCGCAAGATGATCAGAAGCTGTGGTGGCTGCCGGCTACAACTCGGCCGCCGTACCACTCGCCGCGTGCTTCTTGGCGCCGATCGGCTTCGTGCTTCCGATCGCGATCGGCACGATCTTCATGAGCGCCTCGACCGTCCCGGACCCTGCGGACGCGACGCCCCGGTGTCCATCCCGCTGCTGCCGATCCTGTGTGGCAGGTGGTGGCGATGCTGCCCGACCTGTTGTTCATCGCTGGAACCCCGCACCAGCCGTGGATGGTCGTCTTCCTCGTACACATCTCGTCCCACTTTGTATCCGGCCGAAACCTCACCTGGCTTGTCCTCCTTGCAGCGCCTAGCGCCGTGGGACCGTCGTCCAGCGTGAGGCGCGATGACCCTCGAAGTCGAGCGCAGCCGCGACATCGAGTCGCCTGAGGGGGGGTCGGAACCGTGATTGCAGGGTTCCGCCGACTTCTGCAATGCGGTGACACAGATGGACAACCTGTCGCGTCCAACCGGCCGTTAATGGTCTAGCGTTGAGGGAGAAGATGATGAGCAGTTCTCGGCATCCGGTTCGGGCGGGGATCGCGGGGGTGATGGCCGTCGTGGCGGTTGCGTGCGGATTTCGACCGTCGCTTGCGGAGATGGCGGCAGGCACGTGGTCGTGCCGCGCTGAAGAGGTGGACGAGCACCAGGGTGACGTGGCCGAGCTCGACTCCCTTCCTGCGCCGTTCGACGGGGCCTTCGAACTCGATGGCACGATCGACTCGTTCCCCCATCTTGCCCATCCCGACGAGGTCGTGTCCCACTCCCTGGATGTCGTGGAGGCCACGGTTGCGGTGCATCCCGAGGGGTTCTTCCGGGCCCGTGGCGGCCCCTTGACCGACGGGCAACTCTTCGAGGGTGAGTGGCAGGACAACGGTGACGTGACGGTCGTCGTCGTGCGCGAGGAGGGCCGGGAGTCCCTGGACTACTACGGGTTCGAGGGCTCGATGGGAGAGGCGGTGGGGAGGCTGTTCATCGAGGACACCGAGAGCGTGCATGACGTCGAACTGACTTGGGAAGAGGGGCGGCGGGTCACGATGAGCCTCACCGAACGATTCGAGTCGAACCTCATCACGTGCGTGAAGTTCAGCGACGTCCCGCAGCCGGTGTAGTGGGACTCGACCGGTCATGATCCGCGGCGGCGCACCACGCGACGGCTTCGACCTGCGGGCGGAGCTCGAGCGGGTCGCCGTCCTTGCTGCCGCCGGCGACCGTGCGGCGCTCGATCGGACTCTCGAACTCATCGACCGGCTCGGCCTCGTTCGCACTGCCGTGCGGCGTGTCGTCGTCAATGCCGAGATGGTGGAGGATGTCTGTCAGGACGTCGTGGTGGTCGTGGCGGAACGGGTCGGGTCGTGGGACGGTCGGAGCCGGTTCTCCACCTGGCTGTACACAGTCGCCCGCAACCGGGCGATCGACGCCCTCCGACGCCAGCGACCCACCGAGGAGATCCCTGAGCGTCTCGCCGCCGACCAGCGGCGAGTGTCGTCGATGATCGCGGAACGCCGTGATGTCCAAGCGATGCTCGACGACCTGCCCGAGCGCTACCGGCGCCCGGTGATCATGCGCGATGTCGACCAGTTGGACTACGACGAGATCGCTGCGCTGCTCGACCTCAAGCCTGCAACGGTGCGGACGCGTGTGTCCCGCGGTCGGGACATGATCGGTCGTCGACTCGAGGAGTCTGCGCAGTGACCACCAGACTGCTGGGCCGGTACCGGCTGGACGGTGTGCTCGGCTCGGGGGCTTTCGCGACGGTTCACCGCGGCTTCGACGAGCAGCTCGACGATCCGGTTGCGGTCAAGATCCTGGCCGAGAACCGTGCCGCCGACCCCGATATGCGCGACCGGTTCGTGGCCGAGGGGCAGGTGCTGCGCCGGATCGGCTCACCTCATGTCGTTCGGGCCCATGACCTGGCAGAGGGCGACGACGGACGGCCATTCCTGGTCCTCGAGCTGTGCGACCGAGGAACGGTCCGCGAACGCGTTGACGAGCTGTGGCAGGAGGGTTGGACGGCTGGCGCGGCCGACGTCACGGCGGTAGCCAGACCGCTCGCCGCGGCCATCGGGGCGATGTCGACTGCCGGGGTGGTGCACCGGGACCTGACGCCCTCGAACCTGTTGCTGACCACCGCACCACCCGCGGTGCCGGTGGATCCGGATTCGCTCGTGGTCGGACCGGGGGAGCGGCTGGCCGTCACCGACCTCGGGTTCTGCAAGGACTTGGCCCGGTCGACCGGGATCACGGCCGCGGGTGGCACCGACGGTTTCCAGCCTCCAGAGCAACGGCGCGTCGGCGGGCTCGTGGACGTGCGATCGGATCTGTGGGCGGCCTCAGCGGTCCTGACCTGGCTGATCAGCGGGGCGGCCCCCGTGGACCAGGACCGCGCCCGACAGGATCTCCTCGCACGTGGCGTCCCGGCGGACGTCGTACGGGCCATCACAGCCGGGCTGGCCGAGGACCCCGATTCCAGACCACCCGACCCCGACGCCTGGCTGGCCCCCATCGTCGGGGCCTGCCGGACGTGGGCCGGCCCCTCGGTCGCCCCGACGCCGGTTCTGCCCAGAAGGGGCAGGCGGCGTGGATTCGCTGTTGGCGCCGCCGTGGCGGCGGTCCTTGTGCTGTTTGCCGTGCTCAGCCTGGGTGGTGGCGACGACGAACCCGAGGACGGCCTCCTCGGCGACGGCCCGATCGACCTCAACCGGCAACCGGCATCGGTCGCGCCGGTCACGGACGTCACGCCGACCCCGACCCCGACGGCAACGCCTACTCCCGACCCCGAGAAGGTCGCACTCGAGTACGGTCCGGCGTTGGTGCGTACGTGGACATTCGAGCTCGACAGCACCCACGGCTGGTTGTACGAGGTGGAGGTCGTCGCCGACGTCGCCGTTGCCGTCGGGTCGTACTTCGAGGAGGACTGGCCACCGCCCAACACCGCCGTCCGTACTGCGATCCGCGGTGGCGTGTCGGTGGAGGTCACGGATGTCACCCCCGGTGGACGGGAGGCGCCGAGTCTGGTGGGCATCACGCGGCGCGTCGGCTGGTTCGATGACGACCTGCCCGGGTTCAACACCGGACAGTGCCAAGGATATGAGATCGCCGATCATGCCCCGCCCATCGCGATGCACTGCCACACCGACGACGTCGAATCTTCCATCCAGGGACAGTGGCAGTCCTTCACGATCGAGGGAGGTACCCCCACCGGCGTGGATGCGGTGGTGGAGGCCTATGCCGATCATCCCATCGACTTCGTCTTCTTCGGGTACGACCTGGCGTTCGGATCGGCGTGCCGGGTGCTCCTCCTCGCCGATGGGTCCATCGTGCAGGACACCGTCGGCAGCACCGAACGGCGTCCCTGCCTGATCAGCGGGCCGAACACCCACACCTACCCCCCGGGTCCCCCGGGGAGCTGACCGGCGACATCAGTCAGGACGGCGGACACAGATCCCCGCTTCCACTGAATGGCTGGACGTGCTGACCCGAGCGCCCGCCGTTGCCATCGCGCTGAATGACTCGGCACGACAGCGCGGGACTACTACATCCCAGGGGCGCCATGGGCCCGATCGGGTGCCCGTGGATCCCGGTGAACCGCCGTGACCGGACGGGGCGCGAGCGTTCTGGCGCGGTGGAGTGCCGCGGCGGCGAGCGCGTGGTCGGGCAGGGATGGCCTCGTGGTCCCGAGGGGAGTGTCGGCGCGGATGTGGTGGCGGTCGCGGTAGGCGGCGATGGTGACCAGTGCCCTCGTCCAGGCGCGACGCCGGTCGCGGTCGGGCGGGGGCGGGCCGAGACTGACGATCCACGGCTGCCGGTCGGCGATGGCGGTACGGACCAGTTCCTTGGCCCGCATCAGGATCAGTGCCCGGCGGGTGTCCAGCGCCGCGACCATGGTCGGGTCCATGGGCCCGGTGGCTTCGGGGAGGAACCCGGCGACGAGCTTGGGCGTGCCTGTCGGGCCGACCGATCGGAGGTGGGACAGGACCCGGTGCCGCAGCACTGCGGCCGGGTCCCGCGCACCACTCAGCCCAGCCCGGGCGAGAAGGTCAGGCAGGACCTGTTCGGGGGTCCGGCCGTGTGCGTCGGCCATCCGGAGTGCGGCGGCGAGCGGGCCGAACGCGAGTGACCGGACAACACGCCGGGCGAGGGGGTCGGGAAGGTTCGTCTCCAGCAGCCGTGTCCAGCGGTGGTGCTGGGCGGCGGCCGCGATGGTCTCGTATTCCGCGGCGAGCGTGGCGACGGAGCCCGCGCGGTCCTGGGCTTGGCGGATCCGGGCGTGGGCGGACTCCTCTGCCCCGGTCCGGGCGAGGACCGCAACGAGGACATCCGTTGCGGTCCTCCGGTGTCGGCTGTGGGGTTCCGCGTCGGGGGTGTCGGTACAGACATGGGCGGTGTTGACGTGCCGGCCCCTGCTCATGGCGACGTAGAGCTGTTCGCGGGTGAGGGAGTCGGTGACGATGGTGTGGGCGGTGTCGACCGTCGAGCCCTGCGCGCGGTGGGTGGTGGTCGCGTAGCCGAGGTCGACGTGCTCGGCGACGTAGTCGGCGGGGAGCGTGACTCTCGGCCCGCCGCCGGGCGCGGTAGCGGTGAGGCTGCCGTCGTCGTGGGTGGCGGTCACCGTCCAGTGATCGCCGTTGCGGATCCACCGTCGGCCGGCCCGCAGTCGCCGGTCGTTGCGGCGGGTGACGATCCGGTCGCCAGTCGAGGCGCGCGTGCCATCGCGCAGTGGCACTTCGCGTAGGGGGGTGACGTGGCCGGTGGCGATCAGGTCGGTCCGCGCCCGGCCGTTGAGGTCGGTCACGAGCTGACGGGTCGGGGCGATGAGCAGGCTGTGCCGGCCGTTCCGCGTGTCGGCGTGCCAGGCGGTGTAGGCGGTGTCGACCATCGTCTCGGTCGGCCCGTCATGGACCCGACCGTTCGCTGCATAGGTGTGCAGGCAGGCGCTGTCGCCGCGACGCAGCTGCAGCGAGGCGTCGGCTTCCCAGGGGGTGGTGAACCGTCGGACCTCGGTGAGGGTGGGGTGGTCGGGCCGGTCGGTGGCGAGGAGGCTGAACGCGCCGCCGGCCTGGACGGCGGCGAGCTGGGCTGGGTCACCGACGAGCAGGACCTTCGCGTCGACGGTGGCCGCGTGTGTGGCGAGCGCATCGATGGTGTGGGTGCCGGCGAGGGTGGCCTCGTCGATGATGACCAGCTGCCCGGGCCCATGTGTGGCGCGTCCGTTCCGGTGGTCGTGGAGCCACTTGGCGGTGTTCTCCGTTGGGATGCCGAGCTCGTCGGCGAGCACCCGTGCGGCTGCCGCGGAGGGTGCGAGTCCGACCACGCTGCCCGGGCCGAAGCTGGTTTCCCACACCCTGCGGAGGGCGGCCAGCGTGGTGGTCTTGCCGGTGCCCGCCGGCCCGACGAGCAGGTCCACCCTCCGGCCGGACCGGGCGATCGTAACAACTGCGTCGGCCTGGTCGTTCCCGGGTGTGTGGCCGTGCCGGTAGGGGAGTTGCACGACCGTGGATGCGACATGGTCGGGGCTGGCGGGTCCGCTGGTGTCGCGAGACAGCCGGAGCAGTCGGTCCTCCGCGGCGAGCAGCCCGCTGGAGGTGAAGCGGACGGCGTGCCTGGGTCGGAACACGCTGGTGCCGTCGGCCCGCCGCAACGCCGCCGGCACCGGGGCGAGGTCA
This genomic interval carries:
- a CDS encoding ArsR/SmtB family transcription factor, translated to MKFHATSRLDAMATLGRALSDRTRCRLLMALLAGPGYPAQLAAALEVSPQVVSNHLACLRGCGLVVATYEGRRVRYELVDGNLAHALGDLLDVVLAIDDTASCATEMAVT
- a CDS encoding RNA polymerase sigma factor, with translation MIRGGAPRDGFDLRAELERVAVLAAAGDRAALDRTLELIDRLGLVRTAVRRVVVNAEMVEDVCQDVVVVVAERVGSWDGRSRFSTWLYTVARNRAIDALRRQRPTEEIPERLAADQRRVSSMIAERRDVQAMLDDLPERYRRPVIMRDVDQLDYDEIAALLDLKPATVRTRVSRGRDMIGRRLEESAQ
- a CDS encoding serine/threonine-protein kinase; the protein is MTTRLLGRYRLDGVLGSGAFATVHRGFDEQLDDPVAVKILAENRAADPDMRDRFVAEGQVLRRIGSPHVVRAHDLAEGDDGRPFLVLELCDRGTVRERVDELWQEGWTAGAADVTAVARPLAAAIGAMSTAGVVHRDLTPSNLLLTTAPPAVPVDPDSLVVGPGERLAVTDLGFCKDLARSTGITAAGGTDGFQPPEQRRVGGLVDVRSDLWAASAVLTWLISGAAPVDQDRARQDLLARGVPADVVRAITAGLAEDPDSRPPDPDAWLAPIVGACRTWAGPSVAPTPVLPRRGRRRGFAVGAAVAAVLVLFAVLSLGGGDDEPEDGLLGDGPIDLNRQPASVAPVTDVTPTPTPTATPTPDPEKVALEYGPALVRTWTFELDSTHGWLYEVEVVADVAVAVGSYFEEDWPPPNTAVRTAIRGGVSVEVTDVTPGGREAPSLVGITRRVGWFDDDLPGFNTGQCQGYEIADHAPPIAMHCHTDDVESSIQGQWQSFTIEGGTPTGVDAVVEAYADHPIDFVFFGYDLAFGSACRVLLLADGSIVQDTVGSTERRPCLISGPNTHTYPPGPPGS
- the mobF gene encoding MobF family relaxase, with product MTVSMRVMSAGSGYRYLLDSVAVGDGHRPALDYFTAAGTPPGRWLGAGLAQLGDAGVRAGTRVEEPQLARLFGEGRDPVSGTALGRAYPSYTQGSGRRAVAGYDLTFSAPKSVSVLWALSPPSVQRRIWEAHHRAIDDVLGLFEREVAATRMGATGPDGAVAQVDVHGVAAVAFDHWDSRTGDPQLHTHVVVSNKVRTVADGAWRSLDGRPVHAAMVALSEHYNGLIADHLTRTLGVQWGLRARGADRNPALEITGVPQSLLDGFSSRTAAIEQAKDQLIADYVTTHGRQPTTEVVIRLRQQATLATRPDKQVRSLHELTTDWLDRAARMLDDDPAQWAAGLLGTPATPVLSSGAPDVEQIAAAVLESVGDRRSTWHHWNLHAEASRRLTDHRFDSPRAREAAVEQVVTRAKAGSVSIEPPDLAPVPAALRRADGTSVFRPRHAVRFTSSGLLAAEDRLLRLSRDTSGPASPDHVASTVVQLPYRHGHTPGNDQADAVVTIARSGRRVDLLVGPAGTGKTTTLAALRRVWETSFGPGSVVGLAPSAAAARVLADELGIPTENTAKWLHDHRNGRATHGPGQLVIIDEATLAGTHTIDALATHAATVDAKVLLVGDPAQLAAVQAGGAFSLLATDRPDHPTLTEVRRFTTPWEADASLQLRRGDSACLHTYAANGRVHDGPTETMVDTAYTAWHADTRNGRHSLLIAPTRQLVTDLNGRARTDLIATGHVTPLREVPLRDGTRASTGDRIVTRRNDRRLRAGRRWIRNGDHWTVTATHDDGSLTATAPGGGPRVTLPADYVAEHVDLGYATTTHRAQGSTVDTAHTIVTDSLTREQLYVAMSRGRHVNTAHVCTDTPDAEPHSRHRRTATDVLVAVLARTGAEESAHARIRQAQDRAGSVATLAAEYETIAAAAQHHRWTRLLETNLPDPLARRVVRSLAFGPLAAALRMADAHGRTPEQVLPDLLARAGLSGARDPAAVLRHRVLSHLRSVGPTGTPKLVAGFLPEATGPMDPTMVAALDTRRALILMRAKELVRTAIADRQPWIVSLGPPPPDRDRRRAWTRALVTIAAYRDRHHIRADTPLGTTRPSLPDHALAAAALHRARTLAPRPVTAVHRDPRAPDRAHGAPGM
- a CDS encoding class I SAM-dependent methyltransferase — its product is MSRRLWSAAGALGGLARLGTRSSGIRDADGVQRLYDRLAGVYDRLAAPYDLIDGRRLQRQAIDALGLQPGDTVVDLGTGTGWNLPHLADRVGSDGRVIGVDLSERMLDRARRRVEEAAHSGVEFVHADLRTYVPPADTTAVIAAFALEMVPDHDEAIRRLVEHLAPGVRIASVGLREPAGWPEWAVRLGSLLNRPFGVTPAYRDIAPWTSIRQHLSDATITTSHAGAVYLAEGTTPGRKPT